A genome region from Fibrobacter sp. UWB11 includes the following:
- a CDS encoding PolC-type DNA polymerase III — protein sequence MLKFAVVDLETTGGHGEDNRIMEIGIALMDGSEIVGTFHSLVDPGQPITPFVRELTGITDDMVNGQPQFGEIAEHVAELLQDRIFVAHNVQFDNKFMTAELKRCCIKFNPPRLCTVKLARKIFPGQPSYSLHKLTESLGLPDFNHHRALDDTLAAAAILKAALKKVGEAGVFKNVVNLSVAKKQAINK from the coding sequence TTGCTAAAATTTGCGGTAGTCGATCTAGAAACGACCGGCGGACATGGTGAAGATAATCGAATAATGGAAATCGGAATCGCCCTGATGGACGGTTCCGAAATTGTTGGTACGTTCCACTCGCTTGTGGACCCCGGGCAGCCGATTACACCGTTTGTTCGGGAACTTACTGGCATCACTGACGACATGGTCAACGGCCAACCGCAATTTGGTGAGATTGCAGAACATGTGGCGGAACTTTTGCAGGACCGCATATTCGTGGCGCATAATGTGCAGTTCGATAACAAATTCATGACTGCTGAATTGAAGCGCTGCTGCATCAAGTTTAATCCTCCGAGACTTTGTACGGTTAAACTTGCGAGGAAAATATTTCCGGGACAACCGAGCTACAGTTTGCACAAACTCACGGAATCGTTAGGACTTCCGGATTTTAATCATCACCGCGCTTTGGACGACACGTTGGCTGCGGCTGCTATTTTGAAAGCTGCTTTGAAAAAAGTGGGCGAGGCTGGGGTGTTTAAAAATGTAGTGAATTTGTCTGTTGCCAAGAAACAGGCAATTAATAAGTAG
- a CDS encoding glutamate--tRNA ligase family protein, whose translation MSGKIRFAPSPTGYLHEGHLLSALYVWAAAKKWNLKIHLRIEDHDQSRARPAYIEGIREDLAWLGFKHDSESIQSARNDVYNVALQKLEEKSLVYPCYCSRKQLLADNPQSETGEIVYQGKCLHEPHSLPLPHNLRFIVPNKVIDWHDLRLGDFHENPKLQCGDFPIRDRDNQWTYQFAVCVDDIDENITHIVRGEDIRNSTARQIALMEALGRTDRPIYLHHPLIVDANNKKLSKRELAHSLRQDKEAGITPEMLFGRVCFKAHLTQNNAPLSLQDAITLVANTLPPL comes from the coding sequence ATGTCAGGAAAAATTCGATTCGCACCAAGCCCCACGGGCTATCTCCACGAAGGCCATCTACTTTCGGCACTTTATGTGTGGGCTGCTGCAAAAAAATGGAACTTAAAGATCCACTTAAGAATAGAAGATCACGATCAAAGTCGTGCGCGCCCCGCCTACATCGAAGGAATCCGTGAAGATTTAGCTTGGTTGGGATTCAAGCATGATTCAGAAAGTATTCAGAGCGCACGAAATGATGTTTATAATGTAGCACTCCAAAAGCTCGAAGAAAAATCGTTAGTTTACCCGTGCTATTGCAGTCGCAAACAACTCCTTGCCGATAATCCGCAAAGCGAAACAGGCGAAATCGTTTATCAAGGAAAATGCTTGCACGAACCGCACAGCCTCCCCCTTCCGCACAATTTGCGCTTTATCGTTCCAAATAAAGTTATCGACTGGCACGATCTCCGTTTGGGAGACTTTCATGAAAATCCGAAACTTCAATGTGGTGACTTCCCTATCCGCGATAGGGACAACCAATGGACATACCAATTTGCAGTCTGTGTCGATGATATCGACGAAAACATCACGCATATCGTGAGAGGCGAAGACATCCGCAATTCTACAGCTCGACAAATCGCCTTAATGGAAGCCCTTGGACGCACAGACCGCCCCATTTACCTACACCACCCCTTAATCGTCGATGCCAACAATAAAAAACTTTCCAAGCGTGAGCTCGCACACAGTTTAAGGCAAGACAAAGAGGCCGGCATTACTCCCGAAATGCTTTTCGGACGAGTCTGCTTCAAGGCGCATCTCACCCAAAACAATGCCCCCCTTTCGCTACAAGACGCCATCACACTCGTCGCAAACACGCTCCCACCCCTGTAA
- a CDS encoding glycoside hydrolase family 3 N-terminal domain-containing protein: MYKNILLVITILGAFSAAFSDDMSDRRFTPINSLTESLLPKNESQICSIKDSVSFVQSSSSIAQSSSAIAQSSSAAKSGKNPYGLPDALMPLWESMTLRQKAAQMIMVFLTTSEFAIENEIGGLLITGKHLKETDNYLHKVEEINSNLKIPVFTAIDQEGGLVNRLASYSDHWHNTPSAREMRRMDSTKIHTLAKKIGRALKDIKINMNLAPVLDPSKDHRESNSFMEESRRSWGNDTTNAYKVRAFVNGMRDNGIICVSKHFPGYDSWTNSDHQIAISASPKEKIDQNISFFRTLSKDIPVTMMSSVHFLRISSRPAVFDANIVKIARKYSPDMIMLTDDLWGTSLRAWASGKTQIPPRKNYPDKDFKRLITAIIDAGNDMLMISYTSKAKDMLNIMMELSEKNSKYKKRIEESAARILKLKYKAGILK, from the coding sequence ATGTACAAAAATATTCTGTTAGTAATTACAATTTTGGGAGCTTTTTCAGCAGCCTTTTCCGACGACATGTCCGATCGCCGCTTTACCCCAATAAATTCATTAACAGAATCCCTTCTGCCCAAAAACGAGTCGCAAATTTGTTCCATAAAAGACTCTGTAAGTTTTGTGCAGTCTTCGTCATCAATTGCGCAATCGTCTTCAGCAATCGCACAATCTTCTTCCGCTGCAAAGTCCGGCAAAAACCCTTATGGTTTACCAGACGCTCTTATGCCCTTATGGGAATCCATGACACTCCGCCAAAAGGCGGCGCAAATGATTATGGTATTCCTTACAACGTCTGAATTTGCAATCGAGAACGAAATCGGAGGATTGCTCATTACCGGCAAGCACCTCAAGGAAACGGATAATTACCTGCACAAAGTTGAAGAAATCAACTCGAACTTAAAAATTCCAGTATTCACCGCTATCGACCAAGAAGGCGGCCTTGTCAATCGTTTGGCATCGTATTCCGATCATTGGCACAATACCCCAAGCGCACGCGAAATGCGCCGCATGGATTCCACAAAAATTCACACGCTTGCAAAGAAAATCGGACGCGCGCTTAAAGACATCAAAATCAACATGAATTTGGCACCCGTTTTGGACCCGTCTAAGGACCATCGCGAGTCCAATTCATTCATGGAAGAAAGCCGCCGTTCGTGGGGAAACGACACAACAAATGCTTATAAAGTAAGAGCATTCGTCAATGGCATGCGTGACAACGGCATCATCTGCGTTTCAAAGCACTTCCCCGGTTATGATTCCTGGACAAACAGCGACCATCAAATTGCCATCAGCGCATCGCCCAAAGAAAAAATCGACCAGAACATAAGCTTTTTCAGGACTCTTTCCAAAGACATCCCCGTCACGATGATGTCGAGCGTCCACTTTTTGCGCATTTCCAGCCGCCCCGCCGTCTTTGACGCCAACATCGTCAAGATTGCCCGCAAGTATTCCCCAGACATGATTATGCTTACCGATGACCTCTGGGGCACATCGCTTCGCGCCTGGGCAAGCGGCAAAACGCAAATTCCACCGCGCAAAAACTACCCCGATAAAGACTTCAAGCGACTCATCACCGCCATCATCGATGCAGGCAACGATATGCTCATGATTTCTTACACGTCCAAAGCCAAGGACATGCTCAACATCATGATGGAACTTTCCGAAAAGAACTCAAAATACAAGAAGCGCATCGAAGAATCCGCCGCTCGTATCTTGAAGCTGAAATATAAAGCCGGAATTTTGAAGTAG